The following are encoded in a window of Novosphingobium sp. ZN18A2 genomic DNA:
- a CDS encoding efflux transporter outer membrane subunit, with the protein MPTLHHLRNLLFVGPAIAALAGCTVGPDFTPPASPGSSTYRSTAEEQQSQAKGVPAVNQGAGPQLRWWTAFNSPEMNALVDRALAHNASLEASNATLAATREELAATRGERLPQVDANARIEHEQANLAAFGFKPNSGLGLNGNPEFDLYSIGGGVSFNLDPFGKLRRGVEEAAAKAEAQQRQVEAAHLSIAGQVVNQVLTIAAIRTRIATANALLDDDRRNIDLTRKRKDAGEGTLVEVLNAQSQFENDRSDIPQLDQQLVEARHLLATLVGIAPADLGATDFDLDTLTLPQSIPVTLPSGLVHKRPDILQAEANLHSATAAVGVATANLYPDVTLGATVTQGSNDIDHLFSKSTRGFDLFGGILAPIFHGGTLKAERRAAVDRAHAAAATYRQTVLDAFRQVANLLQAVNSDARSVNNQREATAVAQKSLHLSQRSYQVGNTGILQILDAERQYQRARSNLAEARARQILDIARLYVATAGGWIGPAQAQVKTNADDRTS; encoded by the coding sequence ATGCCCACACTTCATCACCTGAGAAATCTTCTGTTCGTCGGACCGGCTATTGCCGCACTGGCAGGATGCACGGTCGGCCCGGACTTTACCCCGCCCGCCTCTCCGGGCAGTTCGACCTACCGCAGCACGGCAGAAGAGCAGCAGTCACAGGCAAAAGGCGTCCCGGCCGTGAATCAGGGGGCCGGGCCGCAATTGCGCTGGTGGACCGCATTCAATTCGCCGGAAATGAACGCTCTGGTCGATCGGGCTCTTGCCCATAATGCCAGCCTGGAGGCGAGCAACGCCACGCTTGCCGCCACGCGTGAAGAGCTTGCCGCCACCCGCGGCGAACGGTTGCCGCAAGTGGATGCCAACGCGCGGATAGAGCATGAACAGGCCAATCTTGCGGCTTTCGGGTTCAAGCCCAATTCCGGGCTTGGCCTGAACGGTAATCCCGAGTTCGACCTTTATTCGATCGGCGGAGGTGTTTCCTTCAACCTCGATCCGTTCGGCAAGTTGCGTCGCGGCGTAGAGGAAGCCGCGGCGAAGGCCGAAGCACAACAGCGCCAGGTGGAAGCCGCGCATCTTTCCATCGCGGGACAGGTCGTCAATCAGGTGCTGACCATCGCTGCGATCCGCACGCGCATCGCGACCGCCAACGCGCTGCTCGACGACGACAGGCGCAACATAGACCTGACGCGCAAGCGCAAGGACGCTGGCGAAGGCACGCTGGTCGAAGTGCTGAATGCGCAAAGCCAGTTCGAAAACGACCGCAGCGACATCCCACAGCTTGACCAGCAACTGGTTGAAGCCCGCCATCTTCTGGCCACCCTTGTGGGCATCGCGCCGGCCGACCTTGGCGCCACGGATTTCGATCTCGACACCCTCACCTTGCCGCAATCCATTCCGGTTACCCTTCCGTCCGGGCTGGTGCACAAGCGGCCAGATATCCTGCAAGCCGAAGCCAATCTCCACAGCGCGACGGCGGCGGTGGGCGTTGCCACGGCAAACCTTTATCCCGACGTCACGCTTGGCGCGACGGTCACGCAGGGATCGAACGACATCGATCACCTGTTCAGCAAGTCCACGCGCGGGTTTGACCTGTTCGGCGGCATTCTCGCGCCGATCTTTCACGGCGGAACGCTGAAGGCAGAGCGGCGCGCGGCGGTCGACCGGGCGCACGCGGCCGCGGCGACCTACCGCCAGACCGTGCTCGACGCCTTCCGGCAAGTGGCCAACCTGCTTCAGGCGGTAAACAGCGACGCGCGTTCGGTAAACAACCAGCGCGAGGCAACCGCCGTGGCGCAAAAGTCGCTGCACCTGTCGCAACGCAGCTATCAGGTCGGCAATACCGGTATTCTCCAGATACTGGATGCCGAGCGACAATATCAGCGCGCACGTTCAAACCTTGCCGAAGCGCGCGCGCGGCAGATCCTGGATATAGCCCGCTTGTATGTTGCGACCGCAGGTGGCTGGATCGGCCCCGCACAGGCGCAGGTGAAGACCAACGCCGACGATCGAACGAGTTAG
- a CDS encoding DHA2 family efflux MFS transporter permease subunit, with translation MDDQYPAPATRAFITASVMAATVMNSLDSTIANVALPHMQGSVAASADQITWVLTSYIVAAAIMTPLTGWLAGRIGRKRLILWSIVGFTIASGLCGLSTSLGELVGFRLLQGIFGAALVPMSQAILLDINPPERHGPAMAIWGMGAILGPIIGPALGGYLTDNFDWRWVFYINLPVGVVAFAGLWLFLTDSKSPAPQRLDLFGFTLLALAIASLQLMLDRGQQQDWFSSWEICGEATAAVTFFYLFIVHTLTADEPFIDLALFRDRNFVSSSILGFFLGVLIFSVLALLPPMLEGLMGYPVVLTGLVTAPRGVGTMVSMVIVGRLIERVDARLLIGTGMAIAAYSTYRMSGFTLGMDESLVISSGFIQGIGTGLIFVPLSTIAFSSLDSRLRNEGAAMFTLVRNIGSAIGISVLQAMTIRNADTVHSRLVEGVRPDNPMLQKAMPGVDFTLPSTLAKLNAEVTRQASMVSYTDAYHALFITTLIVAPLILFMSPPKRGGDAPVMHLD, from the coding sequence ATGGACGATCAATACCCCGCTCCGGCGACACGGGCATTCATCACCGCATCGGTGATGGCGGCGACCGTGATGAACTCGCTGGACAGCACCATCGCGAATGTCGCGCTGCCACATATGCAAGGCAGCGTCGCGGCGTCGGCGGACCAGATCACCTGGGTACTGACGAGCTATATCGTCGCGGCGGCGATCATGACGCCGCTTACCGGCTGGCTGGCCGGACGCATCGGCCGCAAGCGGCTGATCCTATGGTCGATCGTCGGATTTACCATTGCTTCGGGCCTGTGCGGTCTGTCGACAAGTCTGGGCGAACTGGTCGGTTTTCGTCTTTTGCAGGGCATTTTCGGGGCTGCGCTGGTGCCGATGAGCCAGGCCATTCTGCTGGACATCAACCCGCCCGAACGGCACGGCCCGGCGATGGCGATCTGGGGCATGGGCGCGATCCTCGGCCCGATCATCGGTCCGGCGCTGGGCGGCTATCTGACGGACAATTTTGATTGGCGATGGGTGTTTTACATCAACCTGCCGGTCGGGGTCGTCGCATTTGCCGGACTCTGGCTGTTCCTTACAGATTCAAAGTCTCCCGCGCCCCAGCGGCTCGACCTGTTCGGTTTCACCCTGCTGGCGCTGGCGATTGCATCGCTCCAACTGATGCTGGATCGAGGACAGCAACAGGACTGGTTTTCCTCATGGGAAATTTGCGGCGAGGCCACCGCAGCCGTGACTTTCTTCTATCTGTTCATCGTCCACACGCTGACAGCAGACGAACCTTTCATCGACCTGGCCCTTTTCAGGGATCGCAATTTCGTCTCCTCCTCGATTCTCGGCTTCTTCCTGGGGGTTCTGATCTTTTCGGTCCTGGCCCTGCTTCCGCCGATGCTGGAAGGGTTGATGGGATATCCTGTGGTCCTTACCGGTCTGGTCACCGCCCCGCGCGGCGTGGGCACAATGGTATCGATGGTCATCGTCGGACGACTGATTGAGCGGGTCGACGCACGCCTGCTGATCGGAACAGGAATGGCAATCGCCGCCTATTCGACCTATCGGATGAGCGGCTTTACGCTGGGCATGGATGAAAGCCTGGTCATTTCATCCGGCTTCATCCAGGGGATCGGCACCGGACTGATCTTCGTACCGCTTTCGACAATTGCCTTCTCATCGCTCGACTCGCGCCTGCGCAACGAAGGCGCGGCGATGTTCACGCTCGTGCGCAATATCGGCTCCGCCATCGGCATTTCCGTTCTGCAGGCAATGACGATCCGCAACGCGGATACCGTCCATTCTCGCCTCGTCGAGGGCGTCCGACCGGACAACCCCATGCTGCAAAAGGCAATGCCAGGCGTAGATTTCACCCTTCCTTCCACATTGGCGAAACTGAACGCGGAAGTGACCCGACAGGCGAGCATGGTTTCCTACACCGACGCTTACCACGCGCTGTTCATCACGACCCTGATCGTCGCCCCACTGATCCTGTTCATGAGCCCCCCGAAAAGGGGCGGCGATGCACCGGTTATGCACCTGGACTGA
- a CDS encoding HlyD family secretion protein, with protein MEQSSPLEETRPAQGHDVLGDEWSTDPAFSESTSAETSPDEQTKQRGGLKKYRKALLMLAPVVLLVGGLYVYLSGGRYESTDDAFLQTGLVSVSPDISGRVISVAVHDNQRVTKGQVLFRIDPAPFQARVAKAEADLADAKTQVSSQRADLRKGQAQLAAAQSQTSYAESEMARQKELLAEGISSQNQYEQAVLAARTARENVRTVEQQNASIQAKLSGNASAPLSSQPSVRAAQAVLDQAKLDLGYTVVRAAQDGVVAKVDQLQVGDFVTAGRPVFMEAGTRIWVEANFKEDQLQYMRLGQPATITIDAYPDLDLKAHVSSFSPATGNAFSVLPAENATGNWVKVVQRLPVLLSFDNLPADAHLHAGLSVEVEVDTGHRRKLFGPDAPPRQPAARQ; from the coding sequence GTGGAGCAATCATCTCCGTTGGAGGAAACACGTCCGGCACAAGGCCACGATGTGCTAGGAGACGAATGGAGCACAGACCCGGCGTTTTCGGAATCGACCAGCGCCGAAACATCGCCGGACGAACAGACAAAACAACGCGGCGGCCTGAAGAAGTATCGCAAGGCGCTGCTCATGCTCGCCCCTGTCGTTCTCCTCGTGGGCGGGCTTTACGTCTATCTCAGCGGCGGGCGTTACGAATCGACCGACGACGCATTCCTGCAAACGGGCCTCGTTTCGGTGAGCCCGGACATCAGCGGTCGGGTCATCTCGGTTGCCGTTCACGACAACCAGCGCGTCACCAAGGGACAAGTGCTGTTTCGCATCGACCCAGCCCCCTTCCAGGCGCGCGTGGCCAAAGCCGAGGCGGACCTTGCCGATGCAAAAACGCAAGTATCGTCACAGCGGGCGGACTTGCGCAAGGGACAGGCGCAGCTGGCAGCCGCCCAATCGCAGACGAGTTATGCCGAAAGCGAGATGGCCCGGCAGAAGGAGTTGCTGGCCGAAGGCATCTCCAGCCAGAACCAGTATGAACAGGCGGTATTGGCGGCACGGACGGCCCGCGAAAACGTGCGGACGGTCGAACAACAGAACGCCTCGATCCAGGCAAAACTGTCCGGCAATGCCTCGGCTCCTTTAAGCAGCCAGCCTTCGGTTCGCGCTGCCCAGGCGGTCCTCGACCAGGCGAAGCTGGATCTTGGCTATACCGTGGTCCGCGCGGCGCAGGACGGCGTCGTGGCCAAGGTGGACCAGTTGCAGGTGGGCGATTTCGTCACCGCCGGCAGGCCCGTCTTCATGGAAGCGGGAACGCGCATCTGGGTGGAAGCGAACTTCAAGGAAGACCAGCTGCAATATATGCGGCTGGGCCAGCCCGCGACGATAACGATAGACGCCTATCCCGACCTCGATCTCAAGGCTCATGTCTCAAGCTTCAGCCCGGCAACGGGTAACGCGTTTTCAGTGCTACCCGCAGAGAACGCCACCGGGAACTGGGTGAAGGTCGTGCAGCGGCTGCCGGTCCTGCTTTCCTTCGATAACCTGCCTGCCGATGCGCACCTTCACGCAGGGCTGAGCGTCGAAGTGGAAGTCGATACCGGCCATCGGCGTAAGCTGTTCGGTCCGGACGCCCCGCCCAGGCAGCCGGCCGCCCGCCAGTAG
- a CDS encoding LysR family transcriptional regulator — protein sequence MKQIDLNLLQTFDALFELRSTTRAADRLGLTQSAVSHALRRLRAAFQDPLFVRSGRSLQPTARAVEMAPEIHAGLVRLRNALTPGEFDPATARRTFTLAVGSYFCTLIAPQLIAWGRRAAPGVTFRLVPPDKDLPAMLEDGSVDLAVGLFDQVPDRFVTEPLFSDEFAWIAASDHPLASRRPVTVADLEAAHHLQIGTAHPFGLPSALIETRQVSDVGGAQRVFDMDARAVVYDAQTAIAAVSESELIAQVPRRLATRVGRGMGVVCLDTPARSVRFTMMALWQGRLRQDAGILWLLNRLKEI from the coding sequence ATGAAACAGATTGATCTCAACCTCCTGCAAACTTTCGATGCCCTGTTCGAATTGCGCAGCACCACGCGCGCTGCCGATCGGCTAGGGTTGACCCAATCCGCCGTAAGCCATGCATTGCGCCGGTTGCGCGCCGCGTTCCAGGACCCGCTGTTCGTGCGATCGGGCCGATCCCTGCAACCAACCGCCAGGGCCGTGGAAATGGCGCCGGAAATTCATGCGGGCCTGGTTCGGTTGAGAAACGCGCTGACGCCGGGCGAATTCGATCCCGCGACTGCCCGGCGCACGTTCACGCTGGCGGTGGGTTCCTATTTCTGCACGCTTATTGCCCCGCAGTTGATCGCATGGGGGCGCAGGGCTGCCCCCGGTGTTACGTTTCGGCTGGTTCCGCCCGACAAGGATTTGCCGGCAATGCTGGAGGACGGATCGGTCGATCTGGCGGTCGGCCTGTTCGATCAAGTACCCGATCGCTTTGTGACCGAGCCGCTGTTTTCGGACGAATTCGCCTGGATCGCGGCATCGGATCATCCGCTTGCCTCCCGTCGCCCGGTCACGGTTGCCGATCTTGAGGCAGCGCATCACCTGCAGATCGGCACCGCGCATCCGTTCGGTTTGCCCAGCGCCTTGATTGAAACACGCCAGGTGTCCGATGTCGGAGGGGCGCAACGCGTATTCGACATGGATGCCAGGGCGGTCGTTTACGATGCCCAGACGGCGATTGCCGCCGTAAGCGAGAGTGAGCTTATCGCGCAGGTTCCGCGCCGCCTGGCGACCAGGGTCGGTCGGGGCATGGGGGTGGTTTGTCTCGACACGCCGGCGCGTTCGGTCAGGTTCACCATGATGGCGCTGTGGCAAGGCAGGTTGCGCCAGGATGCGGGTATCCTGTGGCTGCTTAACCGGCTGAAGGAAATATAG
- a CDS encoding DNA polymerase Y family protein: MHAPERFAPSSDDAPPDTPLVLVTKVKGALRLAAVDARARALGLAPGLGLADARARHPDLAIAKWNEEADRHWLDRLARRCIGWSPLVTAMPPDAIVLDIAGAGHLFGGETRLATQAEETFVGTGMTVRIACADTAEAALALACHAPLPVRDEYDAIRALPIAALGLEPDGSTALRRAGLRTVGDVAARPAASIAARFGAEAIIALRRLTGEEQAPIPALSQPEPLRFQRRFAEPVSHRSAIANCFLELLREAAQVLEERGLGGRAFLLVLERSDGARQRLEIETGRPTRDPAPVLRLFDERIAALADPLDPGFGYDRIVLHVGVTEPLAPAQPALDGEERAGAALCDLVDRLSTRLGADALQRLEPGDSHIPEQAQLAFPAIRVRAPVRWPAPPPDEPPMRPLFLFDPPQPIEVIAEVPDGPPHRFRWRRKLHEVRLYEGPERIAAEWWRRKGGEHPGKGGMTRDYYRVEDVRGRRYWVFRHGLYEEKPDPRWYLHGLFA, translated from the coding sequence ATTCACGCGCCGGAACGATTCGCCCCGTCATCGGACGACGCGCCGCCTGATACACCGCTTGTCCTTGTTACCAAGGTCAAGGGCGCACTGCGGCTGGCCGCGGTGGATGCGCGCGCGCGCGCGCTCGGCCTCGCGCCGGGGCTGGGCCTTGCGGATGCGCGGGCCCGCCATCCGGACCTTGCCATTGCCAAATGGAACGAAGAGGCCGACCGTCACTGGCTGGATCGCCTGGCGCGCCGCTGTATCGGCTGGTCGCCGCTTGTCACCGCCATGCCGCCCGATGCCATCGTGCTCGACATTGCCGGGGCCGGGCATCTGTTCGGCGGCGAGACGAGGCTTGCCACCCAAGCGGAGGAAACGTTCGTCGGCACCGGGATGACCGTGCGGATCGCCTGCGCCGATACTGCCGAGGCGGCATTGGCGCTTGCCTGCCATGCACCGCTGCCGGTGCGTGACGAATACGATGCGATCCGCGCCTTGCCGATCGCGGCACTGGGGCTGGAGCCGGACGGTTCGACCGCACTGCGCCGCGCCGGGCTCAGGACCGTGGGCGATGTCGCGGCGCGCCCCGCGGCGTCCATTGCCGCGCGTTTCGGGGCGGAAGCGATCATCGCGCTGCGCCGCCTTACTGGCGAGGAGCAGGCGCCGATCCCCGCGCTTTCCCAGCCCGAACCGCTGCGCTTCCAGCGCCGCTTCGCAGAGCCTGTCAGCCACCGGTCGGCGATCGCCAACTGCTTCCTCGAGCTGTTGCGGGAGGCGGCGCAAGTGCTGGAAGAACGCGGGCTGGGCGGGCGCGCCTTCCTTCTGGTGCTCGAACGCAGTGATGGCGCGCGCCAGCGCCTTGAAATCGAAACCGGCCGGCCCACGCGCGATCCCGCGCCGGTGCTGCGCCTGTTCGACGAACGTATCGCGGCACTGGCCGACCCTCTCGATCCCGGTTTCGGCTATGACCGTATCGTGCTCCATGTCGGCGTGACCGAGCCACTCGCCCCTGCGCAGCCTGCGCTCGATGGCGAGGAACGGGCCGGGGCCGCGCTTTGCGATCTGGTCGACCGGCTGAGTACGCGGCTGGGGGCGGACGCCTTGCAACGGCTGGAACCGGGCGACAGCCACATCCCCGAACAGGCCCAGCTTGCCTTCCCCGCGATCCGCGTGCGCGCACCGGTGCGCTGGCCCGCGCCGCCACCGGACGAACCGCCGATGCGCCCGCTGTTCCTGTTCGATCCGCCGCAGCCGATCGAAGTTATCGCCGAAGTGCCCGACGGCCCGCCGCATCGCTTCCGCTGGCGGCGCAAGTTGCACGAAGTGCGGCTTTACGAAGGGCCGGAACGCATCGCTGCCGAATGGTGGCGGCGCAAGGGGGGAGAGCATCCCGGCAAGGGCGGGATGACGCGCGACTATTACCGCGTAGAGGATGTGCGTGGACGGCGTTACTGGGTGTTCCGCCACGGCCTTTACGAAGAAAAGCCCGATCCGCGCTGGTATCTGCACGGCCTGTTCGCATGA